A genomic window from Chrysoperla carnea chromosome 3, inChrCarn1.1, whole genome shotgun sequence includes:
- the LOC123296372 gene encoding uncharacterized protein LOC123296372 — protein sequence MIDNRSSIIINDNDNDNIITTTTTRTSILEQQESYPSHTYDDTGSATGIVTGTSHTQYNGVYVEWEQTSNNHNLNDFGGTNNNNNNNNNMKTEVILREDLTGHNSVGGVSVGGSGSGSNNGGVFVPSSSAAKTSLSTLITTNNNNNNNNTITPVFTTLQEHPVIIVRAEEVLLVVLVLMIWVAAIALFFNRWGKIRMLEPYQPKFEQQAAAGGPGGAGHRSSCPIGTGIDSAVNTGCSISDLRKQRMSFSKFNVNCLGDPLYTGLVSPRPTQRLRQNSVFVGSPTMTFLNPPPRRVKSATDIHQLIIGGGALASRGGASVSARLPRKSLSGFSSIALETSPSKEFILKDRRPSITIERPPLFNTPSSASTGTTTGSGTAAAATRRRPSTYHEFSCYFPIPRRRPSCFSDYKPTIAYGRVSKFKSFDQPSCSWERSDRRLSTAFERSPTNVSKRSRPSISLERPISWDRRPSVTIEPPPTSTDHINSNSTSTPLTTKTNTVVIATTDDQKPKLQKQTTINFENINPAHISLNKNSISLDQATSQARVSYDRRPSFTLEQQTSGTPSSAAHLMSEATTGQLSVTGGKHRLSVSLDQAASKWIGTTPTFMIERATPVSPHPPTTILSSSIELQLFESETESKQITNV from the exons ATGATTGATAATAGATCATCAATTATTAtcaatgataatgataatgataatataataacaacaacaacaacaagaacaaGTATACTTGAACAACAAGAGTCATATCCATCACATACATATGATGATACTGGAAGTGCAACTGGAATTGTAACTGGTACAAGTCATACACAGTATAATGGAGTTTATGTTG aaTGGGAACAAACATCAAACAACcacaatttaaatgattttggagggaccaacaataataataataataataataatatgaaaacagAAGTGATTCTTCGTGAAGATTTAACTGGTCATAATAGTGTGGGGGGTGTAAGTGTAGGTGGCAGTGGAAGTGGAAGT aataatggTGGTGTATTTGTGCCTTCATCGTCAGCAGCTAAAACTTCATTATCAACATTAATtacaactaataataataataataataataatacaataacacCAGTATTTACAACATTACAAG AACACCCTGTAATCATAGTACGTGCTGAAGAAGTATTATTAGTGGTATTGGTGTTAATGATATGGGTGGCTGCTATTGCATTGTTCTTTAATCGTTGGGGTAAAATACGAATGTTAGAACCATATCAACCAAAGTTTGAACAACAAGCGGCTGCTGGTGGACCTGGAGGTGCTGGTCATCGTTCTAGTTGTCCAATTGGAACAGGCATTGATTCAGCTGTTAATACG ggttgttcaatatCTGATTTACGGAAG CAACGAAtgtcattttcaaaattcaatgtGAACTGCCTTGGTGACCCATTGTATACTGGATTAGTATCACCCCGTCCAACACAACGCTTACGTCAGAATTCAGTATTTGTGGGTAGTCCAACGATGACCTTTTTGAATCCACCGCCACGGCGTGTTAAATCCGCAACGGACATACATCAATTAATTATTGGTGGTGGGGCGTTAGCCTCACGAGGTGGGGCGAGTGTAAGTGCTAGACTACCACGAAAATCATTAAGCGGCTTTAGTTCAATTGCACTTGAGACATCACCAAGTAAGGAATTCATATTAAAAGATCGTCGACCATCGATAACAATTGAACGACCCCCGTTATTTAATACACCATCATCAGCGAGCACTGGTACAACAACTGGATCTGGAACAGCAGCAGCTGCAACGCGACGTAGACCCTCCACATACCACGAGTTCTCGTGTTACTTCCCGATACCACGTCGACGTCCCTCTTGTTTTAGTGATTATAAGCCAACCATAGCATACGGTAGagtaagtaaatttaaaagttttgatcAACCATCGTGCAGTTGGGAGCGTTCAGATCGTCGTCTCTCAACAGCCTTTGAACGATCCCCAACGAACGTGAGTAAACGAAGCCGTCCATCAATAAGTTTAGAACGACCAATATCTTGGGATCGACGTCCATCCGTAACTATAGAACCCCCACCCACTAGTACAGATCATATCAACTCCAATTCCACATCAACTCCATTGACCACAAAAACCAATACTGTTGTCATAGCAACAACAGATGACCAAAaaccaaaattacaaaaacaaacaaccattaattttgaaaatattaatcctgcacatatttcattaaataagaATTCAATTAGTTTGGATCAGGCAACCAGTCAGGCACGTGTTAGTTATGATCGTAGACCGTCCTTTACATTGGAGCAACAGACATCGGGTACACCATCTAGTGCTGCTCACTTAATGAGTGAAGCAACAACAGGTCAGTTAAGTGTTACAGGTGGTAAACATCGTTTATCTGTTAGTTTGGATCAAGCTGCATCCAAATGGATTGGTACAACACCCACATTCATGATTGAACGTGCCACACCAGTCAGTCCACACCCTCCCACTACTATTCTGTCTTCGTCCATTGAATTGCAATTATTTGAAAGTGAAACTGAAAGTAAACAAATtacaaatgtttaa